A portion of the Streptomyces erythrochromogenes genome contains these proteins:
- the efeB gene encoding iron uptake transporter deferrochelatase/peroxidase subunit, whose translation MTESQPAAEQPQQDGGAAPAAAAAAPSRRAVLGWGGAGLALGAAAAGGAAAAFGGGSDMVSASAAGAAVPFHGAHQAGIASAVQDRLHFAAFDVKTKDRAALVGLLKEWTAAARLMTAGLPVGDVYEGLPEAPPTDTGEALGLKASRLTLTVGFGPGLFAKDRFGLEGRRPEALVDLELFPGDNLDPARSGGDLCVQACADDPQVAVHAIRQLARIGFGRVAVRWSQLGFGKTSSTTPDEQTPRNMMGFKDGTRNISGTDKAALDKHVWVGAGDGSDWLTGGSYLVARRIRMNIETWDRTPLQEQEDIFGRDKGEGAPVGKSKEHDEPFLKAMKPQAHVRLAHPDTNNGATILRRGYSFTDGTDGLGRLDAGLFFLAYQRDVRTGFVPIQRNLAKSDVLNEYIQHVGSAVFAVPPGVRDKDDWWGRALFA comes from the coding sequence ATGACCGAGTCGCAACCGGCGGCAGAGCAGCCGCAGCAGGACGGCGGCGCCGCCCCCGCGGCCGCCGCAGCCGCACCCTCCCGCCGTGCGGTGCTCGGCTGGGGCGGGGCCGGGCTCGCGCTCGGCGCCGCCGCGGCCGGCGGTGCGGCCGCGGCCTTCGGCGGCGGCTCGGACATGGTCTCGGCGTCGGCCGCGGGCGCGGCCGTGCCCTTCCACGGCGCGCACCAGGCCGGAATCGCGAGCGCCGTGCAGGACCGGCTGCACTTCGCGGCCTTCGACGTGAAGACGAAGGACCGCGCGGCGCTGGTCGGGCTCCTGAAGGAGTGGACCGCGGCGGCCCGTCTGATGACGGCGGGCCTGCCGGTCGGCGACGTGTACGAGGGCCTGCCGGAGGCCCCGCCGACCGACACCGGCGAGGCCCTCGGCCTGAAGGCCTCCCGGCTGACCCTGACCGTCGGTTTCGGTCCGGGCCTGTTCGCCAAGGACCGGTTCGGGCTGGAGGGCAGGCGCCCCGAGGCGCTGGTGGACCTGGAGCTGTTCCCCGGCGACAACCTGGACCCGGCCCGCTCCGGCGGCGACCTGTGCGTGCAGGCGTGCGCCGACGACCCGCAGGTCGCCGTGCACGCCATCCGCCAGCTGGCCCGGATCGGCTTCGGCCGGGTCGCGGTGCGCTGGTCGCAGCTCGGCTTCGGCAAGACGTCCTCGACGACGCCCGACGAGCAGACCCCGCGCAACATGATGGGCTTCAAGGACGGCACCCGGAACATCTCGGGCACCGACAAGGCGGCCCTGGACAAGCACGTGTGGGTCGGCGCGGGCGACGGCAGCGACTGGCTGACGGGCGGCTCGTACCTGGTGGCGCGCCGGATCCGGATGAACATCGAGACCTGGGACCGGACCCCGCTCCAGGAGCAGGAGGACATCTTCGGCCGCGACAAGGGCGAGGGCGCCCCCGTGGGCAAGTCCAAGGAGCACGACGAGCCCTTCCTGAAGGCGATGAAGCCGCAGGCGCACGTCCGTCTCGCGCACCCGGACACCAACAACGGTGCGACGATCCTGCGGCGCGGCTACTCCTTCACCGACGGCACGGACGGCCTGGGCCGCCTCGACGCGGGCCTGTTCTTCCTCGCCTACCAGCGCGACGTCCGCACGGGCTTCGTCCCGATCCAGCGCAACCTGGCGAAGTCCGACGTCCTCAACGAATACATCCAGCACGTGGGTTCGGCCGTCTTCGCCGTCCCGCCGGGCGTCCGCGACAAGGACGACTGGTGGGGCCGGGCGCTGTTCGCGTAA